In one Pseudodesulfovibrio tunisiensis genomic region, the following are encoded:
- the fusA gene encoding elongation factor G, whose translation MNLRNIGIIAHIDAGKTTFTERVLYYSGKIHRIGEVHEGTATMDYMPEEQERGITISSAVTTCPWQSFLVNIIDTPGHVDFTIEVERSLRVLDGAVGVFCGVSGVEPQSETVWRQSEAYKVPKIAFINKMDRLGADFEAVLETMRTRLKANPLAVQVPDGEGQDFRGVFDVIRLKRLVFDQESKGLEFRTESLSEEELERVLPWRERLVETVADHDDELLELYLSGEDIPEERIKAVIRKLTLERVVVPVLAGSALKNIGVQPVMDAVCDYLPSPLEVPTASGIVPGTRERISFKPSHKEPLSALAFKVSMDSGRKLVFLRVYSGRLEAGNTVFNVTQDKDERIARLFRLHAGRKEKVEAAFPGDMVGAAGMKFARTGDTLALREKPILLEQIADYKPVISLAIEPRNSEESDKLDEVLEKYLLEDPTLTCQRDEDTGQIILSGMGELHLEVILERLRREYRLEPRTGKPQVVYQETLGASATAESEFDRELGDEQHYGWVAVEVEPRKRGRGVDIVLEFDPEPWPEVWLSAVEEGISDGLQSGVVRGYPVQDVRVRVREIRRREGQSSPAGYRMASAMALKRALADASPRLMEPIMWVEIGVPDEFVGEVVGLLGSKGAKVENMFDRTGQKVVQALAPLRQLFGFSTDLRSATQGRAGFVMKFSKFDVME comes from the coding sequence ATGAACCTTCGCAATATCGGCATCATCGCGCATATCGACGCCGGAAAGACCACGTTTACCGAACGTGTTCTCTACTATTCCGGAAAAATCCATCGCATCGGCGAAGTCCATGAGGGCACGGCCACCATGGATTACATGCCCGAGGAGCAGGAGCGCGGCATCACCATTTCCTCGGCCGTGACCACGTGCCCGTGGCAGTCGTTTCTGGTGAACATCATCGATACCCCGGGCCATGTGGACTTCACCATCGAGGTGGAGCGTTCCCTGCGCGTTCTGGATGGTGCGGTCGGCGTGTTTTGCGGCGTGAGCGGTGTGGAGCCCCAGTCCGAGACCGTGTGGCGGCAGAGCGAAGCCTACAAGGTTCCCAAGATCGCGTTCATCAACAAGATGGACCGGCTGGGAGCTGATTTCGAGGCTGTGCTGGAGACCATGCGCACTCGTCTCAAGGCCAATCCGCTCGCCGTGCAGGTACCGGATGGCGAGGGACAGGATTTTCGCGGCGTGTTCGATGTCATCCGGCTGAAACGGCTGGTTTTCGATCAGGAATCCAAGGGATTGGAGTTTCGTACGGAAAGCTTGTCCGAAGAGGAGCTGGAGCGCGTACTGCCTTGGCGGGAGCGGCTCGTGGAAACTGTTGCCGATCATGATGACGAGCTGCTTGAACTGTATCTGTCCGGCGAGGACATCCCCGAGGAACGCATCAAGGCCGTCATTCGCAAACTGACGCTGGAAAGAGTCGTGGTGCCGGTTCTGGCCGGTTCCGCTCTCAAGAACATCGGGGTGCAGCCGGTGATGGACGCGGTGTGCGACTATTTGCCAAGCCCGCTTGAAGTGCCCACGGCTTCCGGCATTGTTCCGGGAACAAGGGAACGCATTTCGTTCAAGCCGTCGCACAAGGAGCCGCTTTCGGCTCTGGCCTTCAAGGTCAGCATGGATTCGGGGCGCAAGCTGGTTTTTCTTCGCGTCTATTCGGGCCGTCTGGAAGCCGGGAACACCGTCTTCAACGTGACGCAGGACAAGGACGAGCGGATAGCGCGTCTGTTCCGGCTTCATGCCGGGCGCAAGGAAAAGGTCGAGGCAGCCTTTCCCGGCGACATGGTTGGCGCTGCGGGCATGAAGTTCGCCAGAACCGGCGATACGCTCGCCTTGCGGGAAAAACCCATTCTTCTGGAGCAGATTGCGGATTACAAGCCGGTCATTTCTCTGGCTATCGAGCCCAGAAATTCCGAGGAATCCGACAAGCTCGATGAAGTTCTGGAAAAATATCTGCTGGAAGATCCCACCCTGACGTGTCAGCGCGACGAGGATACCGGGCAGATCATCCTGTCCGGCATGGGCGAACTGCATCTGGAAGTCATTTTGGAGCGGCTTCGTCGGGAATACAGGCTGGAGCCGAGAACCGGCAAGCCTCAGGTCGTGTATCAGGAAACCTTGGGCGCATCCGCAACCGCCGAATCGGAGTTTGATCGCGAACTTGGCGATGAGCAGCACTATGGCTGGGTGGCTGTGGAAGTGGAACCGCGCAAGCGGGGCAGGGGTGTGGACATCGTGCTCGAGTTCGACCCGGAGCCGTGGCCCGAAGTCTGGCTTTCCGCTGTGGAAGAAGGCATTTCCGACGGCTTGCAGAGTGGCGTGGTACGCGGCTATCCGGTGCAGGACGTGCGCGTGCGCGTGCGTGAAATCCGGCGTCGGGAGGGCCAATCCAGTCCCGCAGGCTACCGCATGGCTTCGGCCATGGCCCTGAAGCGTGCCTTGGCGGACGCCTCTCCCAGACTCATGGAACCCATCATGTGGGTGGAGATCGGCGTTCCCGATGAATTCGTGGGTGAAGTGGTCGGCCTGCTCGGCTCCAAGGGGGCCAAGGTCGAGAACATGTTCGATCGTACCGGGCAGAAGGTGGTGCAGGCACTGGCTCCGTTGCGGCAATTGTTCGGCTTTTCCACCGATCTTCGCTCCGCAACGCAGGGCCGGGCCGGTTTTGTCATGAAGTTCTCCAAGTTCGACGTGATGGAGTAG
- a CDS encoding outer membrane protein assembly factor BamD: protein MRRLFAPMLMLLLLASSGCALIDAYFLPPPEDTAQELWEAGTDAMSEKDYIEAQEYFGKIKDRFPFSPFALKAELGLGDAYFLNEDYLQALDSYKEFEALHPSYEELDYVLFQIGMSNYKMFRSIDRRQENIKEGLEYFYRLEESYPDSKYAQSARGLILESRRILAEHEVFIADFYWRTEKYGPAWNRYQFVVENFSDIPDLRDYARRRAEYSYYEYQKTLSEDERQRIQGSWIRWVKKWL from the coding sequence ATGAGGCGTTTGTTTGCCCCGATGTTGATGCTTTTGCTGCTGGCTTCGTCCGGCTGTGCGCTTATTGACGCGTATTTCCTGCCTCCGCCCGAGGATACGGCGCAGGAGTTGTGGGAAGCCGGAACCGATGCCATGAGCGAGAAGGATTACATCGAGGCACAGGAATATTTTGGCAAGATCAAGGACCGTTTCCCGTTCAGCCCGTTCGCCCTCAAGGCGGAACTGGGTCTTGGAGACGCCTACTTCCTCAACGAGGACTACCTTCAGGCTTTGGATTCCTACAAGGAATTCGAAGCATTGCATCCCAGCTACGAGGAACTGGATTATGTCCTGTTCCAGATCGGCATGTCCAACTACAAGATGTTCCGCTCCATCGACAGGAGGCAGGAAAACATCAAGGAAGGACTGGAATACTTCTACCGTCTCGAAGAGTCGTACCCGGATTCCAAGTATGCGCAATCCGCACGGGGACTCATTCTGGAAAGCAGGAGAATTCTGGCCGAACACGAAGTCTTCATTGCGGATTTCTACTGGCGGACCGAAAAGTACGGTCCTGCCTGGAACCGCTACCAGTTCGTTGTGGAGAATTTTTCGGATATCCCGGACCTGCGCGACTATGCCAGACGGAGGGCCGAATACTCCTACTACGAATATCAGAAGACGCTTTCCGAGGATGAGCGACAGCGCATTCAGGGAAGTTGGATCAGATGGGTCAAGAAGTGGCTTTAA
- the trxB gene encoding thioredoxin-disulfide reductase, giving the protein MREYDAVVIGGGPAGMTAALYLLRAGVRTAMIEKLSPGGQVLLTSEIENYPGFPEGLQGWELSDKFSAHLDNYELDRINDEVRSITVGKTIHEIAVGDEVVGAKVIVLASGARYRKLGVPGEDRLLGRGVSYCALCDGNFFRDREVAVVGGGNSALEEALYLARLCSKVHLIHRRDEFRGLFCYQDKCFKHDKINVIRSTVVEEIVGGDDLEALALKNVKTGEKSRLELDGCFIFVGFEPIMDFVPEDVKRDPNGILTDQEMRTSVPGIFAAGDIRSKMCRQVATAVGDGATAATAAFSYLEQMGY; this is encoded by the coding sequence ATGAGAGAATACGACGCCGTAGTTATTGGGGGCGGTCCGGCTGGAATGACGGCCGCCCTTTATCTTTTGCGTGCCGGAGTCAGGACGGCCATGATCGAGAAGCTGTCGCCGGGCGGACAGGTGCTGCTGACCTCGGAAATCGAGAATTATCCCGGTTTCCCCGAAGGGTTGCAGGGCTGGGAGCTGTCCGACAAGTTCTCCGCACATCTGGATAATTACGAATTGGACCGGATCAATGACGAAGTACGGTCCATCACCGTGGGCAAGACGATCCACGAGATCGCGGTCGGCGACGAGGTCGTGGGTGCAAAGGTCATCGTGCTCGCCTCCGGTGCGCGGTATCGCAAGCTGGGCGTGCCCGGCGAGGATCGGCTTTTGGGACGCGGCGTGTCCTACTGCGCTCTGTGCGACGGGAATTTTTTTCGGGATCGCGAGGTTGCCGTGGTCGGGGGAGGCAATTCCGCTCTGGAAGAGGCCCTGTATCTGGCCCGGCTGTGCAGCAAGGTGCATCTCATTCATCGCCGCGACGAATTTCGCGGTTTGTTCTGCTATCAGGACAAGTGTTTCAAGCACGACAAGATCAATGTGATCCGCAGCACTGTTGTTGAAGAGATCGTGGGCGGGGATGATTTGGAAGCCCTTGCCCTGAAAAACGTCAAGACCGGCGAAAAGAGCCGTTTGGAGTTGGACGGTTGCTTCATCTTCGTGGGATTCGAGCCGATCATGGATTTCGTTCCCGAAGACGTGAAGCGTGATCCCAATGGCATCCTTACGGATCAGGAAATGCGGACCAGTGTCCCGGGCATTTTTGCCGCAGGCGACATCCGGTCGAAAATGTGCCGCCAGGTGGCCACCGCCGTGGGCGATGGAGCCACCGCCGCAACTGCGGCCTTCTCTTATCTGGAGCAGATGGGGTACTAG
- the trxA gene encoding thioredoxin, with translation MAIQVTDSNFEEEVLNCDLPVLIDFWAPWCGPCRAMGPVIDELADEYAGQVKIAKMNVDENSATPGKYGIRAIPTLILFKGGEVLDQSTGAVSKSSIKEMISKKAL, from the coding sequence ATGGCCATTCAGGTGACCGACAGCAACTTTGAGGAAGAAGTGTTGAACTGCGATCTGCCCGTCCTGATTGACTTCTGGGCGCCCTGGTGCGGCCCCTGCAGGGCTATGGGTCCCGTTATCGACGAGCTGGCCGATGAATACGCCGGTCAGGTCAAGATCGCCAAGATGAACGTGGACGAGAATTCCGCCACCCCCGGGAAATACGGCATTCGCGCCATTCCCACCCTGATCCTGTTCAAGGGCGGAGAGGTGCTGGATCAGAGCACTGGTGCTGTGTCCAAAAGCAGCATCAAGGAAATGATCAGCAAAAAGGCTCTGTAG
- the tsaD gene encoding tRNA (adenosine(37)-N6)-threonylcarbamoyltransferase complex transferase subunit TsaD — translation MLTLGIESSCDETAVALVDGGRLLGERIASQVDVHALFGGVVPEIASREHLRVLPGLFEDLLRETGVSVDDIEAVAVARGPGLLGSLLVGVSFAKGLALSTGARLVGVNHLWAHLLAAGLERELHFPALGLLVSGGHTHTYLIRSDCEFELLGRTLDDAAGEAFDKVAKVLNFPYPGGRWIDNLASEAEPDKKMFPRAFIDNPSLDFSFSGLKTAVANHVAAHPELVMSEMADASLLEHVVGPRREQLAEMCASFNWSVADTLRIKVERALKQAGKVESLIVAGGVAANSMIRSFMTELAAKQGIELTLPGLGLCTDNGAMIAHAGERFAEAGYAHDLDLEAIPRGRVVPLDWHGPDSVCRR, via the coding sequence ATGCTGACACTCGGTATTGAGAGTTCCTGCGATGAAACCGCTGTTGCTCTGGTGGACGGCGGTCGGCTTCTCGGGGAAAGGATTGCGTCGCAGGTGGACGTGCATGCCCTGTTCGGGGGCGTGGTCCCGGAAATAGCCTCCCGGGAGCATTTGCGCGTGCTGCCCGGGTTGTTCGAGGATTTGCTGCGGGAAACCGGCGTTTCCGTGGACGATATAGAGGCTGTTGCCGTGGCGCGCGGTCCCGGCTTGCTCGGCAGTCTTCTGGTAGGCGTGAGTTTTGCCAAGGGACTGGCACTGTCCACGGGCGCACGGCTGGTGGGCGTGAATCACCTCTGGGCGCATCTGCTGGCGGCCGGACTTGAGCGCGAGCTGCATTTCCCTGCCTTGGGGTTGCTGGTTTCGGGCGGACACACCCATACCTATCTGATCCGCTCGGACTGTGAATTCGAATTGCTGGGCCGGACATTGGATGATGCGGCAGGCGAGGCGTTCGACAAGGTCGCCAAGGTGCTGAATTTTCCGTACCCCGGTGGCCGATGGATCGACAACCTTGCTTCCGAGGCCGAGCCGGACAAAAAGATGTTTCCCCGTGCGTTCATTGACAATCCGAGTCTGGATTTCAGTTTCAGCGGTCTGAAGACCGCCGTGGCCAACCATGTGGCTGCTCATCCCGAACTGGTCATGAGCGAGATGGCCGACGCATCCCTGCTGGAGCATGTTGTAGGGCCGCGTCGCGAACAGCTTGCCGAAATGTGTGCGTCCTTCAACTGGAGCGTTGCCGACACGCTGCGCATCAAGGTGGAACGTGCCTTGAAACAGGCTGGAAAGGTCGAAAGCCTGATCGTGGCGGGCGGCGTGGCTGCCAATTCCATGATCCGTTCCTTCATGACGGAACTGGCTGCAAAACAGGGGATCGAGCTGACTTTGCCCGGGCTTGGTCTGTGCACGGACAATGGCGCCATGATCGCCCATGCCGGTGAACGATTTGCCGAGGCCGGGTATGCCCATGATCTCGATCTGGAGGCGATACCCCGCGGACGCGTCGTGCCACTGGATTGGCATGGGCCGGACAGCGTCTGCCGCAGGTGA
- the fbp gene encoding class 1 fructose-bisphosphatase: MPQQVTVTEHIMLHQKRIPGATGQFSRLLNELVMSAKIIAREVTKAGLVDVLGFTGEINVQGEEVKKLDEYANRILIHRLSRSGVLCAMASEENADIIEVPDSLPRGDYIMIFDPLDGSSNIDVNVNIGTIFSIFRRNSDPEEPLLAGDVLQKGAEQVAAGYVLYGTSTMLVLTTGDGVHGFTLDPSVGEFLLSHPNIQIPEQGKIYSVNEGNYKYWSPSMRKALNYFKSNRNALKKPYSLRYIGSLVADFHRNLLYGGVFMYPPDVRDPKKPTGKLRLTCECNPMAFIVEQAGGMATDGVNRILDIEPDHLHQRVPFYCGSRNDVLKIQEIFEEEAKASAKKA; encoded by the coding sequence ATGCCGCAGCAAGTCACCGTGACAGAACACATTATGCTGCATCAGAAACGGATTCCGGGTGCGACCGGACAGTTTTCCCGGCTCCTGAACGAGTTGGTCATGTCCGCCAAGATCATTGCCCGAGAGGTGACAAAGGCCGGTTTGGTGGATGTTCTGGGCTTTACCGGCGAGATCAACGTGCAGGGCGAAGAGGTCAAGAAGCTTGACGAATACGCCAACCGCATCCTGATCCATCGGCTGTCCCGGTCCGGCGTGCTGTGCGCCATGGCCTCCGAGGAGAATGCCGACATCATCGAAGTCCCGGATTCCCTGCCCAGAGGCGATTACATCATGATTTTCGACCCGCTGGACGGGTCCTCCAATATCGACGTGAATGTCAATATCGGTACGATCTTTTCCATCTTCCGTCGCAATAGCGACCCGGAAGAGCCTTTGCTGGCAGGCGATGTGCTTCAGAAGGGGGCGGAACAGGTTGCCGCCGGATATGTGCTGTACGGCACCTCCACCATGCTTGTGCTGACCACGGGCGACGGCGTGCACGGATTCACCCTTGACCCGAGCGTGGGAGAGTTTCTGCTGTCCCATCCCAACATCCAGATTCCGGAGCAGGGCAAGATATATTCCGTGAACGAGGGGAACTACAAGTACTGGAGCCCCTCCATGCGCAAGGCGTTGAACTATTTCAAGTCCAACAGGAATGCGCTCAAGAAGCCCTACAGTCTGCGCTACATCGGTTCGCTGGTTGCCGATTTCCATCGCAATCTGCTGTACGGCGGTGTCTTCATGTATCCGCCGGATGTGCGCGACCCCAAGAAGCCCACGGGCAAGTTGCGGCTTACCTGCGAATGCAATCCCATGGCCTTCATCGTGGAGCAGGCGGGCGGCATGGCCACGGACGGCGTCAATCGCATCCTCGACATCGAGCCCGACCATCTGCACCAGCGCGTTCCGTTCTACTGCGGTTCGCGAAACGATGTCCTCAAGATTCAGGAAATCTTCGAGGAAGAGGCCAAGGCGAGCGCAAAGAAGGCCTGA
- a CDS encoding tetratricopeptide repeat protein translates to MSDKIEWYQEVLSLEPGSRVFFPLARLFVEIGRIEDAVITLQRGLDRHPDYLEARMLLVDLLTQLERDDEVHDQLERIIGPLAKHPSFWKAWARSLPEERRDLGVFIMLVASNLQGEEISWTDVVFEGMSSLSDRLVGAPLPPPAKHVRRPAMPEVDVADQDFFEDEQGEPEISAVSGNLRTKTMAGLLASQGDFDGALEIYRDLLADATVDEVREDLKVRIADIAARKRDAMRAPTEEDRDVFGSQAKDRLIGALEALAARFEARVQA, encoded by the coding sequence ATGAGTGACAAGATTGAGTGGTATCAGGAAGTTCTTTCCCTTGAACCCGGCTCAAGAGTGTTTTTCCCGCTTGCCAGACTTTTTGTGGAAATCGGCAGGATCGAGGATGCGGTCATCACGCTTCAGCGCGGGCTGGACAGGCATCCCGATTATCTGGAAGCACGCATGCTGCTTGTCGATTTGCTGACCCAGCTTGAGCGTGATGACGAAGTTCATGATCAGCTTGAGCGCATCATCGGCCCTCTGGCCAAGCATCCTTCGTTCTGGAAGGCCTGGGCGCGCAGCCTCCCCGAGGAGCGCCGAGATCTCGGCGTCTTCATCATGCTCGTGGCCTCCAATCTGCAAGGCGAGGAAATAAGCTGGACAGATGTGGTATTCGAGGGCATGTCTTCCCTGTCCGACCGTTTGGTGGGAGCGCCTCTGCCTCCGCCAGCCAAGCATGTTCGTCGGCCTGCCATGCCGGAAGTGGATGTGGCGGATCAGGATTTCTTCGAGGACGAGCAGGGCGAGCCAGAGATTTCAGCCGTTTCCGGCAATCTTCGGACAAAGACCATGGCCGGGCTTCTCGCGTCCCAGGGGGACTTTGACGGAGCCTTGGAAATCTATCGCGATCTGCTGGCCGACGCCACTGTTGATGAGGTTCGCGAAGACCTCAAGGTACGCATCGCCGATATTGCCGCGCGCAAGCGGGACGCCATGCGTGCTCCGACCGAAGAGGATCGGGATGTGTTCGGCTCTCAGGCCAAGGATCGGCTCATCGGCGCTCTGGAAGCGCTTGCCGCCAGATTCGAGGCCCGGGTACAAGCCTGA
- a CDS encoding FtsB family cell division protein, giving the protein MIGRGILLAFLVLLNLFLVVRLMWTDQGVFAYLELKNRYEVLHQRLENVDAGNMDLSLEIRRLKTDRAYQEKVIRERMNFIKKDEILYIFPEAGTHPNTGDATDE; this is encoded by the coding sequence ATGATTGGACGCGGCATTCTTCTGGCGTTTCTGGTGCTGCTCAACCTGTTCCTCGTGGTCAGGCTGATGTGGACAGATCAGGGCGTCTTCGCCTACCTGGAGCTCAAGAATCGCTATGAGGTATTGCATCAGCGGCTTGAGAACGTGGATGCCGGAAACATGGACCTGAGTCTGGAAATCCGTCGTTTGAAAACCGACAGGGCGTATCAGGAAAAAGTCATTCGGGAACGCATGAATTTCATCAAGAAAGACGAGATACTCTACATTTTCCCCGAGGCCGGGACCCACCCGAACACCGGAGATGCGACTGATGAGTGA